cctaaattgttcaggctaacctccaacttgggatccttctgcctcagtctctggagtcactgggattacaggatgtgccactgtgcctggcacctgTGTTTTCTTTGAAGAGTTCTGTAGTGCTGACTCTAACATTCTTATATCCGTGATCCatttcaagtcatttttttttgtatatgatgtgaagtctaaattcatttattcctcttcatcttcctcctccttcttttttggtactatggaatgaacccaggggtgcttaaccactgagccacatttctggccctttttttttttattttgagaaaggttctaagttctgagggccttgctaaattgctgaggctggcaacttgcaatcctcctacctcagcttcccaagccactgggattacaggcatgcccaccACACCGGcttaaattcattcttttgcatgtagtTACCCAGTTGTTCCAGCCCTATTTGTCAAAAAGGTTCTTCCTTCCCCCTTGAATGTTTTTGGcatccttgtcaaaaatcaatggAGCAGGgagttggggttatggctcagtggtatagtgcttgcctagcatttgtgaggcactgggttcgattctcagcaccacacatgagcaaataaataaataaaggtacatcaataattaataaaaatattttttaaaaatcaatggatCTGGACTGGGAATATATCTCAgttggcagagcgcttgcctagcctgtgcaaggtcctggattcaatcctcagcatcacctaaaagaaaaaaagaatcaattgaCCAAAAGCTAGAGGTGGTGGCatttgcctataatcccagttacttgagaggttgaggcaagaggctTGCCTTGAGTCCACAAGTTAGAAACTAGCTTGGGCAACACAAActccagcttaaaaaaaaaaaaaaaaaagcaatttaccaaTAATATATGGATTTATTTCTATACTCTTCTCCTGGTTTTATTTCAATGAGCTATTATTTAATCCTCATGCCAGTATCATACTgtcctgattactgtagctttgtagtacatttaaaagaaaattatccaGTATATCAGTGCATACCTGTATCCCagctacttgtgaggctgaggcaggaggattatttAAGCTCTGGAGTTCTAGATTAGCCTAGGCAACATAGACCACAtctccccccgccccctcccccccaaaaacgcataaaattttaaagagtgaAGTTCAGTGTCATTTGCTACATTCAAAATGTTGTATAACCACCATCACTATATAGTTTCTGAATGTAGTAATTTCTGAAATTGGAAGTGTGGATCCTTCAACTGTGTTTtccttttcaagattgttttggctattctggatcccTTGCATTTGCGTATGAATTTTAGGAGTAGCTTGTtcctttctgggaaaaaaaattaggaattttGTTAGGGATTGCATTGCACCTGTAGATCAATTTAGGAAAgtgctgtctttttctttttcctgtactggagatcaaacctagtgcctcatacatggtacTACTACTGAGTTAGGCCCTGGCCTTTCTTGTATTTCGTTATAAtccctttttgtgtgtgtatgctggTCTTATGTATCTATTCACTGTGCTACTGAGCAACATTACTAAACTCTTGGCCTCATTTgtgatttaattaattattttttgagcAGGAAAGTGACAGGAAATAAACTGCATtttaaagtgttatttttttctgctttactgACAATACATTATTGGGAGGGAAAGGATGGACAGAGGGACAACTAAGAAGCTGTTGCAGCTGtgtatgatggcacatgcctgtaattccagtgacttgggaggggctgagacaggaggattgcaagttggagatcagcctcagcaatttagccaggttCTAAGCAAATTcccaggaccctgtctcaaaaaattaaaagggctgggggtgtggttaagtggccctaggttaaatccccaatacaaaaaaaaaaatattgcaataaAATTAGTTATCCATAAAGTTGTCCTGGACAAGGGTAGTAGTGTAGTAGTGGTGGAAAAAGTGGGAAATTGTTAGATACTCACATATTGGATGTTGATGTGATGAATGGGAAACAGAAGAGTCATATTACAAGGTTTATGGTCTAAGGTCCTGAAGAATGGAGGTATTTACTGAGCTAGCAATGACTAGTTTGAATATGTTAGGTTTGCTATGCCTAGTTCACATCTAAGCAAAAATGCAGAATTCACAGTTGTAGACATAGGATTCTGGAGTCAAGAAGAAAGTGTATGGGAGGTATAATTTGGGAATTTGCCTCGGAAAAGGGCAGGCTTTTTCATGTTCAGTGCTGTTTTGGGAGTGGCCAAAGAATCATTTGGTAAACATAGGATAGACACAAAGTTAGGGAGCTGAGTGTCTGCTTGGTGTGAGGCATGATGTGCAGGTCATGGAAAGGAGAGTGTGCTGTTCATTCAAGGAGACAGAACAATGGACAAGATGCACTTTCAGGGGGAAGGTGATGGGATCCGTTTTGCAGATGTTGTTTGAGCTGACTGTGAATGTCATCAGGAAAGAGTTGCTATATGTCAGTGGAACCTAGAAGACAGGTCTGGGCTGGAGAGGTGGCATGGAGTTGGCAACTGAAGCCACAGGAGTGGTTGAAATAGGTCAGGAGAAGCTTGATCATTTCGGCTGCCGGGAACAGGAATGACACATCTTCCCACACTGTTTCCCTTAAGTGCCTGCCATCATTACACAAAATGCCTGAGGTCGGCTGCTGACAAAGAATACTTCATTCCTCACGGTTCCTCCCATTTTCCTGAGACTACAGAATGAGCGAGAAGCTCAAAATCATCCCCGCGGGGGGCAGGACTTGGCTCAGATGGCGTCACTGTGGGAGTGGGACAGCCAAGCTGCCAGCTCAGGTGTCTCCCATCAGTATTGGGGTCGAGATCCTGGGCTGCGCTGATCCCTTCCCAGGGTTCTCCCTTCTGGGCCAGTCTCTCACCACTGCAGACTTCAAGCCAACGGGAGGAGTCCGTGTCCGGCTATCAGTCCCTGGGTGCGGTTGTGGCCATTCTCCAGGGTGCCAGCAGCCCCGTCTTTGTAGCCCGCTAGTCCGCTCTCTGGTTCCTGGACACGCCAGCTCCAGCAAGCGGCTGCGAGTTGGGAGGGCGAGGAGAGCGAGGCGGGCGGCGTGACGGATGATCCAGGGGTGATATGGGGTCAGGAAATGTCCAATAGGCTTCGCTGCATTGCGTGCCGGCGTCCGGTCCTCCCAGCGTCCTTGTCGCCACCCAGTGGAGGCAGATCTGGGACCAGCGCAGCGCGCGCTGCAGCAAGAGCAATAACATTCGTGAGCCCAAAGACCTAGCCAGCCGAGTTCCTGGGGACCTACCTGGCAGCTCCTGCATTCCTGCCTGATTCTCCCAGACCACCATGGTTGTCAGTGATGTGTAATGGGTGGAATCTGGGGCATGCACGCGAGTCACCAGTGCTGTCACCTTGGTGAAGGCCTTGCTTAAGGTGAAGGTGGAGCCAAGGGGAGTTAGGAACCTGTGTGCTTGGTGGGATGGGATGGGGGAGATGATTTGAGAGGGCGATGGAAACAAAGAAGTGAGGACTGGCTTGTAGGAGAGAGATCACTCACCTGACTAGTTCCTTCCATCCTGACAATTCCACATCCCCTTTCCAATTTCAGACTGGCAATAAAGGGCCTTATCATGCAGCCCAGCACTCCGTGAGGCCCCAGACAACAAAGCTCTTCTCTTTGGGTACCATCAGAGGATCCGGCTCTTGCTGGATCTACTTAGCAAGCAGGTGGATTAGGCTCTGAACACATTGTCCCTAAGGTCTAGCTTCAGCCCTTTTCTGCTATACTCAGTTTCATGATGGGAAAGAGGAGATGAGGAAGAGGACTCATCCTTCACCAGACCCTTAGCCTAGCTCCCTTTCCCCCTGGGTTCTATCTGGGGCTCTCAGACTCAGCCCTGTCTTGAGCATACCCTGTCTTGAGCATACTTGGAAGGCAGTGGACCTTCTGGAATGCAGGACTTTGCCAGGGCCTGCAGTCTGACAGGATGCTTGGGAAGAGGGGAAACTAAGTGGTGAGGTCCAGAAAAGGGAGCTTGGGTTCTAAGGGCCTAGACTCCTGAGTTTTTCCCTGAGCAGGTAAGGAAAGAAGCCATTCACCAAGGATCTGATCACTGAGATGAAAAAGCACCAACACAAAAATAGAGGAATTGCCTGGTGGAATCAGCAACCTAGGGCAGGGTGAGGCAGTGAGACCCCCCCATGGCTGCTGCTGAGACCACTGCCCCCTCACTAGCCCCTAGCTAGTGTCGTCATAGGTCTCCAGGAGGGGAAAGATATGGGCAATGAACTGAGAtgcaaattaatttattattaaattaattattaaccTTTTAAGACCCCTTCCCCTGTATACTTTGCCCAAAGGGCATCTACCGTAGGGTGAGGGACTGAATGAAGATTTGGGGGGAATTGGCAACAATGACACATCTCTACATTTCCTTTTCCTGTAGGGTCAGCTTATAGTAAGAGGCAGCATGGGTATTACTGGGGAGAGAGGCTAGGGTAAGAACCAGTTCCCCTACTGTGGACTGTAAGTTAACTCTGGACTTGGATTCCCTCCACTATAAATTGAGGATAATAATAGGTACTTGCAAGCCtcatgtgaggattaaatgataaTGATTGTGAAAATGTTGTAAATGGGAAAGCTGACCACAATTGCCCTACAAATCTTCCCAAGTTCAGTGGGGCAGGGGAGGTCTTTGGGATCCAGCGACCACTCACTTCTAAATTTTCCATTCTATTCCCAGAGAACCTTGTCATGATCTAGGTATGTGACCTTTCAATTATGTACTTTAGGTTTTATCCTTTTACATTCTTTTGGTTTAACTTTTTAAACTCCAGATTGATTCCACgctcatttataaaaattatcttcattAACTACTTCCACATGCCAGGCCCTACTAGGCCTCCAGAATATAAAAGTGTTCTCCCAGAGCTAAACATCCATTGAGGgagaattttctatttgttttcccCATGGGAGCTCTGAAGAAGACAGGGGCCTTGTTTTTCTTGGATGCTTACAGGCCAAAACTCATTATTACTAAACAAATAGGAATTGAATAAGCAAAGCTGTGTGTATGAAGGGCAGGCAAATCAGGGGTGGAACTCTCTAACAGATCTAGAcaggttttgtttgctttttgttttgtaaattagAAGTCCACCCGGTGGAAAGAAAGTAAGGATATAGTGGGGGCTCATGgtgcagcagctctggaggccaaaGCTGTAGGATCACcatttcaaggtcagcctgagcaatttagcaaggccctaagcaactcagcgagatcctgtctctaaataaaatgcaaaagagggctggggatgtggctcagtggttaagcgcacctgggttcaatccccggtaccaaaaagaaagctTGGATACAGGAAGTGATAGAAGAAACAGCCTGTTTTGTTCTTAGGGGGTTCTTAGAGCCTTATCCATAAACATCTTAGAGTTGGGTATATCTGGTACTCTGGATTCTCAAAGGgtcagcactccagtctctaagAAGACCCATCCCAATTCCATCCGTTCATGAATTGCCATATGCTCACTCTATGCTCCTCACATCCTAGGGCTCCCTAGGTTGCCCCTGGCCAATCCTGTCTCTGAGGCCTAGTCCTGGACTTTGTTCCCAGTGTTGGAATGGTTCCCTGCTTGCTGGTTTTGACTTCAGGCAAGTCATTTGTCATTTCTGGGCCTTAGTTCCTTCATCAGCCACATAGGAAAGGTAATTCAGATTTCCTAacattgtgaggattaaataaaatatgtctgCAAAGCACTAGCCACAATTTGTGTCCTATAGTAAGCCTTTAGTATGTGGTTATTATCTCAACTTGCCCACTGTCACTACCCCTCCTTTCTTAGCTTTGGGACTCTGCCTTCCTGAAGTCTGTGGAGTTCCCGGAACAGATTAGTTTTGAATGTCACTTAATCCTGGAGGCCCTTCCGCAATTGGAGCCTAGATTGGGGCTGATAGGGACTGGACTGATATAAACCTGAGTTAAGAGGCCTGATTCACAGATGCTGCAGGATGGAACCGAGTGTGGGAACCAAGCTGCTGATGCTGTTGTGGGCCGTGTACTGCAAATATGCGCTGGCAGATGGGCTGATCGGCTACCCTGTCATTG
This window of the Ictidomys tridecemlineatus isolate mIctTri1 chromosome 3, mIctTri1.hap1, whole genome shotgun sequence genome carries:
- the Gltpd2 gene encoding LOW QUALITY PROTEIN: glycolipid transfer protein domain-containing protein 2 (The sequence of the model RefSeq protein was modified relative to this genomic sequence to represent the inferred CDS: deleted 3 bases in 3 codons) — encoded protein: MPFGQNPARAGSSDGTQREELCCLGPHGVLGCMIRPFIASLKLEGDVELSGWKELVRFLTPLGSTFTLSKAFTKVTALVTRVHAPDSTHYTSLTTMVVWENQAGMQELPGRSPGTRLARSLGSRMLLLLLQRALRWSQICLHWVATRTLGGPDAGTQCSEAYWTFLTPYHPWIIRHAARLALLALPTRSRLLELACPGTRERTSGLQRRAAGTLENGHNRTQGLIAGHGLLPLA